The Panacibacter microcysteis genome includes a window with the following:
- a CDS encoding c-type cytochrome, translating to MQKTSFVFFVLASVIWFACKGNSQHEAEKPAAAVTDLNAFQTVMPQAPGYNSFQANCMSCHSGRYVQMQPALPEKTWAAIVTKMQKTFGAPISDSAAKEIVQYLVAVKGK from the coding sequence ATGCAAAAAACCAGCTTTGTTTTTTTTGTATTAGCATCAGTAATATGGTTTGCCTGTAAAGGTAACAGTCAGCATGAAGCTGAAAAGCCTGCTGCTGCAGTTACAGATCTTAATGCATTTCAAACCGTCATGCCGCAGGCACCGGGTTATAATAGTTTCCAGGCTAATTGCATGAGTTGCCATTCTGGCCGTTATGTACAAATGCAGCCAGCTTTACCTGAAAAAACATGGGCAGCTATAGTAACCAAAATGCAAAAGACTTTTGGCGCACCCATAAGCGATTCTGCTGCCAAAGAAATTGTGCAATACCTGGTGGCTGTAAAAGGAAAGTAA
- a CDS encoding TetR/AcrR family transcriptional regulator: protein MARIQTEKDVSRKEVILKASAKLFREKGYKAASMRDLAVKVGVEAASLYNHIRSKAELLHDICFNVANIFFDHISTVEASNEPAIQKLEALIRFHIKQMIENFEEVYVNDREWRYLSEPYFSNYQNQRRSYRKRFASIIQQGIEQGQINKIDASTAVLIILHAIGGIESWHRSTHKISGEELEENMVTILIDGLKK, encoded by the coding sequence ATGGCAAGAATACAAACTGAAAAAGACGTATCCCGCAAGGAAGTAATTCTAAAAGCATCTGCAAAACTCTTTCGCGAAAAAGGTTACAAGGCAGCCAGCATGCGAGACCTCGCCGTAAAAGTTGGTGTTGAAGCTGCCAGCCTCTACAACCACATTCGCTCTAAAGCCGAACTGCTGCACGACATTTGTTTTAATGTTGCCAACATTTTTTTCGATCACATTTCTACCGTAGAAGCATCGAACGAACCGGCAATACAAAAACTCGAAGCGCTTATTCGCTTTCACATAAAGCAGATGATCGAAAACTTCGAAGAAGTGTATGTAAACGACCGCGAATGGCGTTATCTTTCTGAGCCATATTTCTCCAATTACCAGAACCAGCGCCGCAGTTACCGCAAACGTTTTGCTTCAATTATTCAACAGGGTATAGAGCAGGGGCAGATCAATAAGATTGACGCCTCAACTGCTGTACTTATTATTTTGCATGCAATCGGTGGCATAGAATCCTGGCACCGCAGTACACACAAAATAAGTGGTGAAGAGCTGGAAGAAAATATGGTTACCATACTTATAGATGGTTTAAAGAAGTAA